In the Diospyros lotus cultivar Yz01 unplaced genomic scaffold, ASM1463336v1 tig00011525_2, whole genome shotgun sequence genome, ttaaaatattttgaaccaTCTTAGAATTTAAGAAACATAATCGGAAGCTAAGCTGCACACATccttatctttctctttctgGCGCCCAATAgtcatatatgtatttatttatgtatatatatgcaaagaTGCAACATATGatgctacatatatatatatatatgaacctaacagcacatatatatatgtatatatattttatatatgtttgtaatacattataaaatttatatttattatttatgtttgaatatttttttattttttatattaaaaattatatttataaaaaaatccttatatttttaaaatttacaatttacccTGCGTTTccgttttctatattttttttaaaatgtcattttcgCATTTTCGTTTACTATCAGAAATGCCTCTTATTTCCGTTTCTGTGTAACGAGCTGATTTTCTTACAAGTATAGCATTCAATAATTATTTGGTAAATTATTCATCATTACtatgtattaaatttaaagaCACATGATCTTGGACATAGATGAAATGACAGGCAAATGATATATTGGAGTTAGTATTAGTAGATCACGAGTTCGATACTTCAAAGATCAAAGGTTCATTTGCGATTTActttttcaatcaaaattaaGAACATGAGTAGTAGGAGATTGCGCAAGGATAATAATTCTAAATTTAAACACATGAATTGATATCTAGACCtcaatatttcttaaaaaaaaagtctaaaTTGTTAATTATGCTAACCCTTTTATTGAATTATAAGGTAGTATAATATTCATAGTGATCGGggtacccaaaaaaaaattaataagcaAGGCCAGTGAAGTGACttaatgttattttatattatacatttatataaaacaatatttatatatgaatgcTACTACTATTGGTTGTTGTTAGAcgtaaacaaaaacaaatataaacataatttacataGAAGTTGATGAACGGCACTGATTTCATCCCGAGATCTGAGGTGAGGCAATAGTAgtgccacacacacacacacaagctgAGGCTACTACTACAAGTATGCAGCTGAGCTCCAGAGGACtggataatataatataaagctcccaatctctctctcccaGTGGGCGAATATGGCGGCCAAACTACTAGTAAGCCCTCCTGGCCTCTCATCTTTGCGCTCCAAACCCAATAAGACCACCGAATTGGCACCTCTATGGCCATGGCGATGCCACCCGAcaccaacaacaacaaaacCCAACTCCAGGCTCGTTGCTCGAGCCCTCTCCTCTCTCCTCGACCCTCttgcttcttcttgttcttcttcttcatctctgtTCTTGCTCGCCGAAAGCACCGCCGGCTACTCTCTGGCCAGCTACTACACTTCTCTCGGCCTCTTTGTCATCTCCGTTCCCGGCCTCTGGTCTCTCATCAAGCGCTCTGTCAAATCCAaggttctttatttttttaaacttttcaatTTCGTTTTTGATCCATCTTTCTGGTGCTCTAAGGTTCTAATTGAgaatcgttttttttttttaaatggtttTTGAATTCAGGTTGTTCAGAAGACGTATATTGGGGAAGGAGAAGGGAAGAAGGTGCCTAGTCAGGTGGCGGGAgagattctttctttcttcactcGCAACAATTTTGTGGTTTTGGATAGAGGAGAGACCATAACGTGAGTAACCCTTCTCTGCTCtttgattatctttaattaatcatcatcatcagcagcagcagcatttCTCATCTTCAATgatacaacaacaatatattcgAACAGATGGAATATGATAAAGAAGGATGAATCGTTGATTCCACGATAAGTCAACATAAAATCTTCGTACAGAACCATCTGAGATGTGACACTCCTAGGTTTGATGCCTACAAGGAGATATCAGCTTATCTAACATATGCAACAATTAGTTCAACCATAGGTCTGATGTCAAGACTCTCTAAGCTCTTTTCCAAGCAGCAATTTATGATACCTGTAATTGAATCTGATTCCCGTCATCAAAGTTCATGAAATGGTCCATCAGAATAGGTAGAAAGTCCTTGGAGCTTGGTTTGGCAAACCATCAATTGCATGGCAAGAACACGTCTTGGAGTTGTTGGGTTTTGTATTTCTTGTATTTATGCCAATGCAATTTTTGGAGTGTCTCCGACTGTCATAAGATAGGTTAGAAATCCTAAATAGTGAAAAGACGAAGATTTATGAGAGGTTTGCTTGTAAAGGGTGTCTTTTGCAGTCTAAAATTGGCATGGTTGGTTGCCCACATTGTCTATCCAGTACTAATAGTTCATAGAGAGTCCCCAATCTGAACTGAAGATATACTGCCTTTTCCTATTCACGGACATTAGCAAATGCCACACTAACATATGCTCTCtgtaatttttccattttttgtgtCGATGCATGGATAATGGGTGCCTTTCCTTGGAATTCACCTCCTCGGCTAATCAACTAATCCCTGAtgtcatatatatgtgtgtgtgtgtgtatatttctATCAACAAATCTATAATTGGATTCCCGAGTTAGAATTCAAAACccctttctctcactctctctcacattCAAATTTCTCTTTTGTGTAAAGGTTCGAGGGCATGATGATTCCAAACCGAGGCCAAGCAGCATTGCTCACTTTCTGCACCTGCATAAGCCTAGCAAGTGTTGCCCTTGTTCTTACTATAACCTTTCCAGAAATAGGCAATAACTGGTTCTGGCTCACCATCTTAAGCCCACTGGCGTAAGTAATCCCGGTTTTCTTAGCTCTTTTTCCAAATTGATACCAGTTTTATCATGTGGATGAAGTATATGCATAAATAACATTTGGGAATGGAAACAGAGGACTATATTACTGGCGAAGAGCATCAAGGAAAGAGCAGATCAAGGTTAAAATGATAATGGCTGAAGATGGAACCCTTTCAGAAATCATTGTTCAGGGGGATGACCAGCAAGTAGAACAGATGAGGAAAGAACTGGAGTTGAGTGAGAAAGGCATGGTGTATGTGAAGGGCATATTTGAGAAGTAGACCACTCATTGTAACCAACCTCTCAGGTTCAACTGTTTTTGGGGGATGGGTTGGCATAAGAGTTTGTATTTTTGGTTCACGGTTGTTACTATTGGTAGAAGAGATTCTCCTTTAATTATTCTCAGaaaggattttgatttatattctttataATAATCATCTAATTCTGTACAACTTTGGGGAACTTttgctttgtaatttttgtactTTCCCTTGGCAACATCTCTCTTGTATATGAGCACATCATGTGTATCAACTTCCAAAGGATCATGGTTGTATGCCAAATATGGTGGTCGGCACTGttgtgaaatttttattatccTGAAAATCACTtctataaaaatcatttttaagaaaataacagtTTGGTGTTTGCTCAAATCATTTGAGAAAGCttttagtaaattattatatgtattttgttagTAATTGAAAAGGTGTTCTTAACAATAAAATTAGCAAAAACAGTACTGACAAAAGTGTTTATATCGTTTATAAGATCTgataaatgcaatatttgtgGTTTTAAATATGGATTGATAGTAATTTTccctaataataattttgtttttttatttctgcttttgttttctaataaaagcttcaaaaattTGTTTCTGCTGAATCAAGCAACCTCTCCAAAATGGTAAATATACTATAATTAATCACGCGTGCATAAAAGCAGCGTTTGAGCAGACAATTTGTTCAGTTCTAAAGCAACACCAGCACCATAGCGTGCTACATCAAAGACCATACAAATTATTGAAAATCAGAGATATCTTCAACAAGAAGTATTTCACAACtaaatacagagagaaatacttaaaaaaaaccTCATTGTCCCTGTAGATGATGACTACACCTTCAATAATCACCCAATAAGCAACTTGTTCTCTTCCAAGAAAGAGTAAGTGGGTACCTCCAGATTATAAGGTGCCGGTCCCTTGCGAATCCTGCCAGAGATGTCGTAGTGAGAACCATGGCATGGGCAAAACCACCCACCGAAGTCACCAGCATTTGGCAATGGGATGCAACCCAGATGCGTGCAGACCCCGACAACAATGAGCCACTCTGGATCCTTTATTCGCGCTGAATCTTCCTGCGGGTCGCGAAGAGAGTGCACATCGACACTGTTTGCCAGCTTGATATCATCCTCAGTTCGGCGCCTGATGAAGACTGGCTTCCCACGCCACTTCACAGTGACTGTACTGCCCGGCTCAATGCTGGAAAGGTCAACCTCAATAGAGGCCAATGCAAGAACATCCTTAGTGGCTGACATGCTGAGGACAAACTTCAGGATAAGGAGGCGAATCAGTGAAGCGTACACAAATCTCCCACCAGTTAAGACAAAATAGGCAAATGCCCGCTTGCTGGGATCACCTGGAGGGTAACGCTCATGGTTGTATTCGTCATAAACTATCTTTGCAGTTGGATTCTTAACAGCTGCCACAGTCGGAGGAACGTCTGGAATAA is a window encoding:
- the LOC127793519 gene encoding protein COFACTOR ASSEMBLY OF COMPLEX C SUBUNIT B CCB1, chloroplastic-like, whose product is MAAKLLVSPPGLSSLRSKPNKTTELAPLWPWRCHPTPTTTKPNSRLVARALSSLLDPLASSCSSSSSLFLLAESTAGYSLASYYTSLGLFVISVPGLWSLIKRSVKSKVVQKTYIGEGEGKKVPSQVAGEILSFFTRNNFVVLDRGETITFEGMMIPNRGQAALLTFCTCISLASVALVLTITFPEIGNNWFWLTILSPLAGLYYWRRASRKEQIKVKMIMAEDGTLSEIIVQGDDQQVEQMRKELELSEKGMVYVKGIFEK
- the LOC127793518 gene encoding cytochrome b-c1 complex subunit Rieske-4, mitochondrial-like codes for the protein MMRRAAARSRERLSSLTSLSSGRGPSQASSSAASISNNPMSGRDSSPGGPRLCSLFGNSNLFGSQFHLLCRGFASKPLALKENSVIPDVPPTVAAVKNPTAKIVYDEYNHERYPPGDPSKRAFAYFVLTGGRFVYASLIRLLILKFVLSMSATKDVLALASIEVDLSSIEPGSTVTVKWRGKPVFIRRRTEDDIKLANSVDVHSLRDPQEDSARIKDPEWLIVVGVCTHLGCIPLPNAGDFGGWFCPCHGSHYDISGRIRKGPAPYNLEVPTYSFLEENKLLIG